The following are encoded together in the Petrotoga mexicana DSM 14811 genome:
- a CDS encoding type I phosphomannose isomerase catalytic subunit, with protein sequence MQISEPLFSKPIFSEKIWGSSELNRIFNYEKNQPIGEVWLYSPLDEYETVLYGKNSQREYGKASELFPKFPLLLKLIATSSWLSIQLHPDDTMAKQLENEPWGKSEAWYFLKDKGQIKVSNNNKYILQAFDDNRWDDVLESYEMNKFDSIFIPAGTVHTLGPNSLLLEIQQSSDLTYRLYDWGRPREIHVDKSKKVLNNIHTSYSISRKTEGLCTKYFSFSRFANQNKKGFGVYVNLKSYETIVLPEEVNYNFQGEFVEFKLNENGWKSFL encoded by the coding sequence ATGCAGATATCGGAGCCGCTTTTTTCAAAACCAATTTTTAGTGAGAAAATTTGGGGAAGTAGCGAGTTGAATAGAATTTTCAACTATGAAAAAAATCAACCAATAGGTGAAGTCTGGTTATATTCCCCTCTAGATGAATACGAAACTGTCCTGTATGGGAAAAATAGCCAAAGAGAATATGGGAAAGCCAGTGAACTTTTCCCAAAATTTCCTTTGTTGTTAAAATTAATTGCTACCTCATCCTGGCTTTCCATACAATTACACCCGGATGATACAATGGCAAAACAATTAGAAAACGAACCATGGGGGAAATCAGAAGCATGGTACTTTCTTAAAGATAAGGGGCAAATCAAAGTTTCAAATAATAATAAATATATCCTGCAAGCTTTTGATGATAATCGATGGGATGATGTACTAGAAAGTTATGAAATGAACAAATTCGATTCCATATTCATACCTGCGGGAACCGTTCATACCTTAGGCCCTAATAGCCTTTTACTTGAAATACAGCAAAGTTCAGATTTAACTTATAGATTATACGACTGGGGAAGACCTCGAGAAATCCATGTTGATAAATCTAAAAAAGTTCTCAACAACATTCACACCAGTTATTCTATTTCAAGGAAGACCGAAGGATTGTGTACCAAATACTTTAGCTTTTCCAGATTTGCCAACCAAAATAAAAAAGGGTTTGGCGTATATGTTAACTTAAAAAGCTATGAAACAATAGTACTTCCAGAGGAAGTAAATTACAATTTTCAAGGTGAATTTGTAGAATTTAAATTAAACGAAAATGGCTGGAAATCATTTTTATAA